In one Pseudomonas hydrolytica genomic region, the following are encoded:
- a CDS encoding M18 family aminopeptidase: MREELIQGLLDFLNASPTPFHATTSLAMRLEAAGYRHLDERAPWHTEAGGRYYVTRNDSSIIAFKLGKRPVVEGGIRLVGAHTDSPCLRVKPSPELQRQGYFQLGVEVYGGALLAPWFDRDLSLAGRVTYRRDGKVESQLIDFYQPIAVIPNLAIHLNREANMGWAINAQNELPPILAQLASSETADFRALLAEQLAMEHDFNPDAVLDYELSFYDTQSAAIVGLNQDFIASARLDNLLSCYAGLQALIDSSDEETCVLVCTDHEEVGSCSACGADGPFLEQVLRRVLPEGDDFVRSIQRSLLVSADNAHGVHPNYADKHDGNHGPKLNAGPVIKINSNQRYATNSETAGFFRHLCLENEVPVQSFVVRSDMACGSTIGPITASQLGVRTVDIGLPTFAMHSIRELAGSHDVDHLVKVLTAFYSSPELP; encoded by the coding sequence ATGCGCGAAGAACTGATCCAAGGCCTGCTCGATTTTCTCAACGCCTCGCCGACCCCCTTCCACGCCACCACCAGCCTGGCCATGCGCCTGGAAGCGGCCGGTTATCGCCATCTGGACGAGCGCGCGCCCTGGCACACCGAGGCCGGTGGCCGCTATTACGTGACCCGCAACGACTCCTCGATCATCGCCTTCAAGCTGGGCAAGCGCCCCGTGGTCGAGGGCGGCATTCGCCTGGTCGGCGCGCATACCGACAGCCCCTGCCTGCGCGTCAAACCCAGCCCGGAGCTGCAGCGCCAGGGCTATTTCCAGCTCGGCGTGGAAGTCTACGGCGGCGCCCTGCTCGCCCCCTGGTTTGATCGCGACTTGTCGCTGGCCGGCCGCGTGACCTATCGCCGCGACGGCAAGGTCGAGAGCCAGCTGATCGACTTCTACCAGCCCATCGCCGTGATTCCCAACCTGGCCATCCACCTCAACCGCGAGGCCAACATGGGCTGGGCAATCAACGCGCAGAACGAGTTGCCGCCGATTCTCGCCCAGCTCGCCAGCAGCGAGACTGCCGACTTCCGCGCCCTGCTCGCCGAGCAGTTGGCCATGGAGCACGATTTCAACCCCGATGCGGTGCTCGATTACGAGCTGAGCTTCTACGACACCCAGAGCGCGGCCATCGTCGGCCTCAACCAGGACTTCATCGCCAGTGCGCGCCTGGACAATCTGCTGTCCTGCTATGCCGGCCTGCAGGCGCTGATCGACTCCAGCGACGAGGAAACCTGCGTGCTGGTCTGCACCGACCACGAAGAAGTGGGCTCCTGCTCGGCCTGCGGCGCCGACGGCCCCTTCCTCGAGCAGGTGCTGCGCCGCGTGCTGCCGGAAGGCGACGACTTCGTCCGTAGCATCCAGCGCTCGCTACTGGTCTCGGCGGACAATGCCCACGGCGTGCACCCCAACTATGCCGACAAGCACGACGGCAACCATGGCCCCAAGCTCAACGCCGGCCCGGTGATCAAGATCAACAGCAACCAGCGCTACGCCACCAACAGCGAGACGGCCGGCTTCTTCCGCCACCTGTGCCTGGAGAACGAAGTGCCGGTGCAGAGCTTCGTGGTGCGCAGCGACATGGCCTGCGGCTCCACCATCGGCCCCATCACCGCCAGCCAGCTGGGCGTGCGTACCGTCGATATCGGCCTGCCCACCTTCGCCATGCACTCGATCCGCGAACTGGCCGGCAGCCATGACGTCGATCACCTGGTGAAAGTACTGACGGCCTTCTATTCCAGCCCTGAACTCCCTTGA
- a CDS encoding RluA family pseudouridine synthase — protein sequence MPLSQIEILHQDAALLVINKPTLLLSVPGRADDNKDCLVTRLQENGYPEARIVHRLDWETSGIIVLARDADSHRELSRQFHDRETEKAYTALCWGQPEADSGSIDLPLRYDPPTKPRHVVDHELGKHALTHWRVLERCGDWCRVELTPITGRSHQLRVHMLSLGHPLLGDRLYAHEQALAAHERLCLHASMLALTHPQSGERLRFECPAPF from the coding sequence ATGCCGCTAAGCCAGATCGAAATTCTCCACCAGGACGCCGCCCTGCTGGTGATCAACAAGCCCACCCTGCTGCTGTCGGTGCCGGGTCGTGCCGACGACAACAAGGATTGCCTGGTTACCCGCCTGCAGGAAAACGGTTACCCCGAGGCGCGCATCGTCCATCGGCTGGACTGGGAAACCTCCGGCATCATCGTCCTGGCGCGCGATGCCGACAGCCACCGCGAGCTGTCGCGCCAGTTCCATGATCGCGAGACCGAGAAAGCCTATACCGCGCTGTGCTGGGGCCAGCCCGAGGCCGACAGCGGCAGCATCGACCTGCCGCTGCGCTACGACCCGCCAACCAAGCCGCGCCACGTGGTCGATCACGAACTGGGCAAGCATGCCCTGACCCACTGGCGCGTGCTCGAGCGCTGCGGCGACTGGTGCCGGGTCGAGCTCACCCCCATCACCGGGCGCTCGCACCAGCTGCGCGTGCATATGCTGTCCCTCGGCCATCCGCTGCTAGGCGACCGCCTCTACGCCCACGAACAAGCCCTGGCCGCCCATGAGCGGCTGTGCCTACACGCCAGCATGCTCGCCCTGACCCACCCGCAAAGCGGCGAACGCCTGCGCTTCGAGTGCCCGGCACCGTTCTGA
- the minE gene encoding cell division topological specificity factor MinE — protein MNIFDFLRSRKKETTASIAKERLQIIVAHERGQRSQPDYLPALQQELVEVIRKYVNIESDQVQVALENQGSCSILELNITLPDR, from the coding sequence ATGAATATTTTTGACTTCTTGCGTTCGCGCAAGAAGGAAACCACAGCATCCATCGCCAAGGAACGCCTGCAGATCATCGTTGCCCACGAACGTGGCCAGCGCAGCCAGCCGGACTACCTGCCTGCCCTGCAGCAGGAGCTGGTCGAGGTGATCCGCAAGTACGTCAACATCGAATCGGACCAGGTACAGGTCGCCCTGGAAAACCAGGGCAGCTGTTCGATCCTGGAGTTGAACATTACCCTGCCGGATCGCTGA
- the minD gene encoding septum site-determining protein MinD, with translation MAKILVVTSGKGGVGKTTTSAAIGTGLALRGHKTVIVDFDVGLRNLDLIMGCERRVVYDFVNVVNGEATLTQALIKDKRLENLYVLAASQTRDKDALTQEGVEKVIAELSQNFEFVVCDSPAGIEKGAHLAMYFADEAIVVTNPEVSSVRDSDRMLGLLASKSRRAEKGEEPIKEHLLLTRYNPERVTKGEMLGVEDVEEILAIRLLGVIPESQAVLKASNQGIPVILDDQSDAGQAYSDAVDRLLGKDVPHRFLDVKKQGFLQRLFGGRE, from the coding sequence TTGGCCAAGATCCTCGTAGTCACTTCCGGCAAGGGTGGCGTCGGTAAAACCACCACCAGCGCTGCCATCGGTACCGGCCTCGCCCTGCGCGGCCACAAGACCGTCATCGTCGACTTCGACGTCGGCCTGCGTAACCTCGACCTGATCATGGGCTGCGAACGCCGCGTGGTGTACGACTTCGTCAACGTGGTCAACGGCGAAGCCACCCTGACCCAGGCCCTGATCAAGGACAAGCGCCTCGAGAACCTTTACGTGCTGGCCGCCAGCCAGACCCGTGACAAGGACGCGCTGACCCAGGAAGGCGTCGAGAAGGTCATCGCCGAGCTGTCGCAGAACTTCGAGTTCGTGGTCTGCGACTCCCCGGCCGGTATCGAGAAAGGTGCCCACCTGGCGATGTACTTCGCCGACGAGGCCATCGTCGTGACCAACCCGGAAGTTTCCTCGGTACGCGACTCCGACCGCATGCTCGGCCTGCTGGCGAGCAAATCGCGCCGCGCCGAGAAAGGCGAGGAGCCGATCAAGGAGCACCTGCTGCTGACCCGCTACAACCCCGAGCGTGTCACCAAGGGCGAAATGCTCGGCGTCGAAGACGTCGAGGAAATCCTCGCCATCCGCCTGCTCGGCGTGATCCCAGAATCCCAGGCCGTGCTCAAGGCTTCCAACCAGGGTATTCCGGTCATCCTCGATGACCAGAGCGACGCTGGTCAGGCCTACAGCGACGCAGTCGATCGCCTGCTTGGCAAGGACGTGCCGCACCGCTTCCTGGACGTGAAGAAGCAGGGCTTCCTGCAGCGCCTGTTTGGAGGTCGAGAATGA
- the minC gene encoding septum site-determining protein MinC: MSQADLLAQDPVFQLKGSMLAITVMELAHNDLDRLDAQLTEKVAQAPAFFSNTPLVLALDKLPEGEGELNLAELMAVCRRHGLRTLAIRASREGDIAAAEAMDLPVLPPSGARERLLDPAPKKVEEKPAEPEHKPSRIVTSPVRGGQQIYAQGGDLIVLAPVSAGAELLADGNIHVYAPMRGRALAGIKGNTKARIFCQQMGAEMLSIAGHYKVAEDLRRDPLWGDAVHVSLSGDVLNITRL, translated from the coding sequence ATGAGCCAAGCCGACCTCCTCGCCCAAGACCCCGTATTCCAGCTCAAGGGCAGCATGCTTGCCATCACCGTGATGGAACTGGCGCACAACGATCTCGACCGCCTCGACGCGCAACTGACCGAAAAGGTCGCCCAGGCCCCGGCCTTCTTCAGCAACACCCCGCTGGTGCTGGCGCTGGACAAGCTACCGGAAGGCGAAGGCGAGCTGAACCTGGCCGAACTGATGGCCGTGTGCCGTCGCCACGGTCTGCGCACCCTGGCCATCCGCGCCTCGCGCGAGGGCGACATTGCCGCCGCCGAAGCCATGGACCTGCCGGTGCTGCCGCCCTCCGGCGCCCGCGAACGCCTCCTCGACCCCGCGCCGAAGAAAGTCGAAGAGAAGCCGGCCGAGCCCGAGCACAAACCCAGCCGAATCGTCACCAGCCCGGTGCGCGGCGGCCAGCAGATCTACGCCCAGGGCGGCGACCTGATCGTCCTGGCCCCCGTCAGCGCCGGGGCGGAACTTCTCGCCGATGGCAACATCCATGTTTACGCGCCCATGCGTGGCCGCGCCCTGGCCGGCATCAAGGGCAATACCAAGGCGCGAATTTTCTGTCAGCAAATGGGCGCCGAAATGCTGTCGATCGCCGGCCATTACAAGGTCGCCGAAGATCTGCGCCGCGACCCGCTCTGGGGCGATGCGGTACACGTCAGCCTGTCGGGTGACGTGTTGAACATCACCCGCCTTTAA
- a CDS encoding lipid A biosynthesis lauroyl acyltransferase: MDRPRFRAYFLHPRFWPLWLGFGLLWLVVQLPYGLQLKLGRALGWLMYRTAGSRRRIAARNLELCFPAKSAAERERLLRENFASTGIAFFEMAMSWWWPKARLAKLAHVEGLEHLQQAQAEGQGVILMAVHFTTLEIGAALLGQLHTIDGMYREHKNPLFDFIQRRGRERHNLDATAIEREDIRAMLKVLRAGRAIWYAPDQDYGRKQSIFVPLFGIPAATVTATTKFARLGKARVVPFTQQRLADGSGYRLVIHPPLADFPGESEEADCLRINQWIEQVVSACPEQYLWAHRRFKTRPEGEPKLYGKRK, from the coding sequence ATGGATCGCCCACGCTTTCGCGCCTATTTCCTTCATCCGCGCTTCTGGCCGCTGTGGCTCGGCTTCGGGCTGTTGTGGCTGGTGGTGCAGTTGCCCTACGGCCTGCAGCTCAAGCTGGGGCGTGCGCTGGGCTGGCTGATGTATCGCACGGCCGGCTCGCGCCGGCGCATTGCGGCGCGCAATCTCGAGCTGTGCTTCCCGGCCAAGAGCGCGGCCGAGCGCGAGCGCCTGCTCAGGGAGAACTTCGCCTCCACCGGTATCGCCTTCTTCGAAATGGCCATGAGCTGGTGGTGGCCCAAGGCGCGCCTGGCAAAGCTGGCCCATGTCGAGGGCCTCGAGCATCTGCAGCAGGCGCAGGCCGAAGGGCAGGGCGTGATCCTCATGGCGGTGCACTTCACCACCCTGGAGATCGGCGCGGCGCTGCTCGGCCAGTTGCACACCATCGACGGCATGTACCGCGAGCACAAGAACCCGCTGTTCGACTTCATCCAGCGTCGGGGGCGCGAGCGGCACAATCTGGATGCCACCGCCATCGAGCGCGAGGACATTCGCGCCATGCTCAAGGTGCTGCGCGCCGGTCGAGCCATCTGGTACGCGCCGGATCAGGACTACGGGCGCAAGCAGAGCATCTTCGTGCCCCTGTTCGGCATTCCTGCCGCGACCGTCACTGCCACCACCAAGTTCGCTCGTCTGGGCAAGGCGCGCGTGGTGCCCTTCACCCAGCAGCGTCTGGCCGATGGCAGCGGCTATCGGCTGGTGATCCATCCGCCGCTGGCGGACTTCCCGGGGGAGAGCGAAGAGGCCGATTGCCTGCGCATCAACCAGTGGATCGAGCAGGTCGTCAGCGCCTGCCCGGAGCAGTACCTGTGGGCTCACCGCCGCTTCAAGACGCGCCCCGAGGGTGAGCCGAAGCTGTACGGGAAGCGCAAGTAG
- a CDS encoding patatin-like phospholipase family protein — translation MTAVAHPHEPVTGLILSGGGARAAYQVGVLAAIGDLLPDSSRNPFPVIVGTSAGAINAVGLACGALHFSEAVRRLTTVWQGFHTHMVYRSDWPGVIRQATRFIGHSLLGLGRELPVALLDSSPLRELLMRELDFSGIAAAVRHRQLRAVAVTAFGYESGQAVTFYQGRATIDPWFRHRRVGVPTRLQLEHLLASASIPLIFPPVKINREYFGDGAVRQAAPISPALHLGASRVLVIGVSGNAQLEPNAALPRVSSTRPPTLAQIGGHMLNSTFIDNLETDIELLERLNQMSALVPPERRPRGLGLNPVEVLVIAPSRPLDQIAARHQHELPKALRLFLRGPGATKAGGAGVLSYLLFEPGYCSELIELGYQDAMARKADLCRFLGLAEVAQPA, via the coding sequence ATGACTGCAGTTGCCCACCCTCATGAGCCTGTCACCGGGCTGATTCTTTCCGGTGGCGGGGCGCGGGCGGCCTATCAGGTCGGGGTGCTGGCGGCCATCGGCGATCTGCTGCCGGACTCCTCGCGCAATCCCTTTCCGGTGATAGTCGGCACCTCGGCCGGCGCGATCAATGCCGTTGGTCTGGCCTGCGGCGCGCTGCACTTCAGCGAGGCCGTGCGCCGTCTGACCACGGTGTGGCAAGGCTTCCATACCCATATGGTGTATCGCAGCGACTGGCCGGGGGTGATACGCCAGGCGACGCGCTTCATCGGGCACAGCCTGCTCGGCCTGGGCCGCGAACTGCCGGTAGCGCTGCTCGACAGTTCGCCGCTGCGCGAATTGCTGATGCGCGAGCTGGACTTCTCGGGTATCGCCGCCGCGGTACGTCATCGGCAGTTGCGCGCGGTGGCGGTGACCGCCTTCGGCTACGAGAGCGGCCAGGCGGTGACCTTCTACCAGGGGCGCGCCACCATCGATCCCTGGTTCCGTCATCGTCGTGTCGGGGTGCCGACGCGCCTGCAGCTGGAGCATCTGCTGGCCAGTGCGTCGATTCCGCTGATCTTTCCGCCGGTGAAGATCAACCGTGAGTACTTCGGCGACGGGGCGGTACGCCAGGCGGCGCCGATCAGCCCGGCGCTGCACCTGGGGGCCAGCCGCGTGCTGGTGATCGGGGTCAGCGGCAATGCCCAGCTCGAGCCCAATGCCGCGCTGCCTCGCGTGTCCAGCACGCGGCCGCCGACCCTGGCGCAGATCGGCGGGCACATGCTCAACAGTACCTTCATCGACAACCTGGAAACCGATATCGAGCTGCTCGAGCGCCTCAATCAGATGAGTGCCCTGGTGCCGCCGGAGCGCCGTCCGCGCGGGCTGGGTCTCAATCCGGTGGAGGTGCTGGTGATTGCGCCAAGCCGGCCGCTGGATCAGATCGCCGCGCGCCATCAGCACGAGTTGCCCAAGGCGTTGCGCCTGTTCCTGCGTGGCCCGGGCGCGACCAAGGCGGGCGGTGCCGGAGTGCTCAGCTACCTGTTGTTCGAGCCCGGTTACTGCAGCGAGCTGATCGAGCTGGGGTATCAGGACGCGATGGCGCGCAAGGCCGACCTCTGCCGTTTTCTCGGGTTGGCCGAAGTGGCGCAGCCTGCCTGA
- a CDS encoding pirin family protein, which yields MTDPRRILSIQPGQPASDGAGVRLNRVIGGPGLERFDPFLMLDEFSSNDPDDYIAGFPPHPHRGFETITYMLEGRMRHEDHLGNVGLLGSGGVQWMTAARGIIHSEMPEQESGAMRGFQLWLNLPAKDKLGEAGYRDIPAQQIPRLTTSAGVEVVVIAGQFDDGEISQAGAVQRPHTEPQLFDLHLPPGSRIAPRLADGQRVMLYVYEGLLELPEASKQAVSAGHLVRLTDEGQLQLASAQGARVLLIAGTPLREPIVQYGPFVMNSREEIEQALRDFRDGALA from the coding sequence ATGACTGATCCACGTCGCATTCTCAGCATTCAGCCAGGCCAGCCCGCGTCCGATGGCGCCGGCGTGCGCCTCAACCGGGTGATCGGCGGGCCAGGCCTGGAACGCTTCGATCCGTTTCTGATGCTCGACGAGTTCTCCAGCAACGACCCCGACGACTACATCGCCGGCTTCCCGCCTCACCCGCACCGCGGCTTCGAGACCATCACCTACATGCTCGAAGGACGCATGCGGCACGAGGACCACCTGGGCAACGTCGGCTTGCTCGGCAGCGGCGGCGTGCAGTGGATGACCGCAGCACGCGGCATCATCCACAGCGAGATGCCCGAGCAGGAGTCCGGCGCCATGCGCGGCTTCCAGCTGTGGCTCAACCTGCCGGCCAAGGACAAGCTGGGCGAAGCGGGCTATCGCGACATACCGGCGCAGCAGATCCCGCGCCTGACCACCTCGGCCGGCGTGGAGGTGGTGGTGATCGCCGGGCAGTTCGATGACGGTGAAATCAGCCAGGCCGGCGCAGTGCAGCGTCCGCACACCGAGCCGCAGCTGTTCGATCTGCACCTGCCGCCCGGCAGCCGGATCGCGCCGCGCCTGGCCGACGGTCAGCGGGTCATGCTCTACGTCTACGAGGGCCTGCTCGAACTGCCCGAGGCCAGCAAGCAGGCGGTCAGCGCCGGGCACCTGGTGCGCCTGACGGATGAGGGGCAACTGCAACTGGCCAGCGCCCAGGGCGCACGCGTGCTGCTGATCGCCGGCACGCCGCTGCGCGAACCCATCGTGCAATACGGGCCGTTCGTGATGAACAGCCGCGAGGAAATCGAGCAGGCCCTGCGCGACTTCCGTGACGGCGCGCTGGCCTGA
- a CDS encoding MlaA family lipoprotein: MAKHSTLLIALLLASGPALADRQVDADGFTNPLQNLNFNPGLDQQEFERASNDALQVYDPLESWNRRIYHFNYRFDQWVFLPVVDGYRYITPDLVETGVHNFFSNLGEVPTLANSLLQLKGKRAMNSTARLLFNTILGVGGLWDPATHMGLPKVREDFGQTLGHYGVPAGPYLMLPLLGPSNLRDTTGLVADYGLATAVNYLDVAEASRANPGITLLDVVDQRANTNFRYGQLNSPFEYEKIRYFYHESRKLKIAD; the protein is encoded by the coding sequence GTGGCTAAGCACAGCACTCTCCTCATCGCCCTGCTGCTGGCCAGCGGGCCGGCGCTGGCCGATCGGCAGGTCGATGCCGACGGTTTCACCAACCCGTTGCAGAACCTGAACTTCAACCCCGGGCTCGATCAGCAGGAATTCGAACGTGCCTCCAACGATGCGCTGCAGGTCTACGACCCGCTCGAGTCGTGGAACCGCCGCATCTATCACTTCAACTACCGCTTCGATCAGTGGGTATTCCTGCCGGTGGTGGATGGCTACCGCTATATCACCCCGGACCTGGTGGAAACCGGCGTCCACAACTTCTTCAGCAACCTCGGCGAAGTGCCCACCCTGGCCAACAGCCTGCTGCAGCTCAAGGGCAAGCGCGCGATGAACAGCACCGCGCGCCTGCTGTTCAATACCATCCTCGGCGTAGGCGGCCTGTGGGATCCGGCGACCCACATGGGCCTGCCCAAGGTGCGCGAGGATTTCGGCCAGACCCTGGGCCACTATGGCGTCCCCGCCGGGCCCTACCTGATGCTGCCGTTGCTGGGCCCCTCCAACCTGCGCGACACCACGGGTCTGGTGGCCGACTATGGCCTGGCCACGGCGGTCAACTACCTCGACGTGGCCGAGGCCAGCCGCGCCAATCCCGGTATCACCCTGCTGGACGTGGTGGACCAGCGCGCGAACACCAACTTCCGCTACGGCCAGCTCAACTCACCGTTCGAGTACGAGAAGATTCGCTACTTCTATCATGAGTCGCGCAAGCTGAAGATCGCCGACTGA
- a CDS encoding GNAT family N-acetyltransferase gives MSKLSLRPAQPADISLILDFIQELAEYERLSDQVVADPLLMTEHLFGPRPFAEVLIGEVDGEAAGFALFFHNYSTFLGRPGIYLEDLYVRPAARGAGLGKALLSELARLAVSRGCGRLEWSVLDWNQPAIGFYESLGATAQDEWTVYRLSGTALKALADQTR, from the coding sequence ATGTCCAAGCTGAGCCTGCGCCCCGCGCAACCCGCCGATATTTCACTGATTCTCGACTTCATCCAGGAACTGGCCGAGTACGAGCGCCTCAGCGATCAGGTGGTTGCCGACCCGCTGCTGATGACCGAGCACCTCTTCGGCCCTCGCCCATTCGCCGAAGTGCTGATCGGTGAGGTGGACGGCGAAGCCGCCGGTTTCGCCCTGTTCTTCCACAACTACTCCACCTTCCTCGGCCGCCCCGGCATCTATCTGGAAGACCTCTACGTGCGCCCCGCGGCCCGCGGCGCCGGCCTCGGCAAAGCGCTGCTGAGCGAACTGGCGCGCCTGGCGGTCAGTCGCGGCTGTGGCCGTCTGGAGTGGTCTGTGCTGGACTGGAACCAACCGGCCATCGGCTTCTATGAAAGCCTGGGAGCCACGGCGCAGGACGAATGGACCGTCTACCGCCTGAGCGGAACCGCGCTCAAGGCGCTGGCCGATCAAACGCGCTGA
- a CDS encoding DUF2061 domain-containing protein, which yields MLKTLTFTIMHFCIAFGVAYVLTGSIAVSGLVAAVEPLCNSVGFYFHEKIWARLEAKKRASSIPKHAWLHHQA from the coding sequence ATGCTCAAGACCCTGACCTTCACCATCATGCACTTCTGCATCGCCTTCGGCGTCGCTTACGTTTTGACCGGCAGCATTGCCGTGAGCGGCCTGGTCGCCGCGGTGGAGCCGCTGTGCAATTCGGTGGGCTTCTACTTCCACGAGAAGATCTGGGCCCGCCTGGAAGCGAAGAAGCGCGCCAGCAGCATTCCCAAGCATGCCTGGTTGCACCATCAGGCCTGA
- a CDS encoding DUF2784 domain-containing protein — protein MLWRVAADALVLIHLGFILFVLFGGLLLLRWPRLVWLHLPAVAWGAVVEFFHLLCPLTPWENQLRQAAGQSGYDGGFIEHYLIPLIYPAGLTPQIQLWLGGVVVLVNGAVYAWLLWRWRKRAA, from the coding sequence ATGCTGTGGCGGGTAGCTGCCGATGCGCTGGTGCTGATCCATCTGGGCTTCATCCTGTTCGTGCTGTTTGGCGGCCTGCTGTTGCTGCGCTGGCCACGCCTGGTCTGGCTGCACCTGCCGGCGGTGGCCTGGGGAGCGGTGGTTGAGTTCTTTCATCTGTTGTGTCCGCTGACGCCCTGGGAGAACCAGCTGCGCCAGGCGGCAGGGCAGTCCGGTTATGACGGTGGCTTCATCGAGCACTACCTGATACCGCTGATCTATCCGGCCGGTCTGACGCCGCAGATCCAGTTGTGGCTGGGGGGCGTGGTCGTGCTGGTCAATGGAGCGGTCTATGCCTGGCTGCTGTGGCGCTGGCGCAAGCGCGCTGCCTAG